The following proteins come from a genomic window of Polaribacter dokdonensis:
- the rimM gene encoding ribosome maturation factor RimM (Essential for efficient processing of 16S rRNA) has translation MRKEECFYLGRIVTKYSFKGEVVIKLDTDEPELYKNMESVYVEFGSNLVPFFIEKSSLHKGNQLRVQFEDVYSEEEADSILKCGIYLPLDLLPKLSGDKFYFHEVIGFNVLDANYGDVGKIVHINDKAAQPLFEIDNNGKEVFIPMIDDFIKKVDRANKTIEVETPEGLIELYLNS, from the coding sequence ATGCGTAAAGAAGAATGTTTTTACTTAGGCAGAATCGTAACAAAATATAGTTTTAAGGGTGAGGTTGTTATCAAATTAGATACAGACGAACCTGAGTTGTACAAAAATATGGAATCAGTTTACGTCGAATTTGGCAGTAATCTGGTTCCATTTTTTATTGAAAAAAGTTCGCTGCATAAAGGAAATCAATTACGTGTTCAGTTTGAAGATGTCTACTCAGAAGAAGAAGCAGATTCCATTTTAAAATGCGGTATTTATTTACCTTTAGATTTATTACCTAAATTATCTGGAGATAAATTTTATTTCCATGAAGTAATTGGTTTTAATGTTCTAGATGCCAATTATGGTGATGTTGGTAAAATTGTACATATTAATGATAAAGCTGCACAGCCATTATTTGAAATAGATAATAATGGTAAAGAGGTATTTATACCAATGATAGATGATTTTATCAAAAAAGTAGATAGAGCAAACAAAACAATAGAAGTCGAAACTCCAGAAGGCTTAATAGAATTGTATTTAAATAGCTAA
- a CDS encoding tRNA1(Val) (adenine(37)-N6)-methyltransferase, whose protein sequence is MIKPFNFKQFTVHQDKTAMKVGTDGVLLGAWCSVTNNVESILDIGSGTGVISLMMAQRSEAFTIDAVELDDEAYEQTVENFEGSDWGDRLFCYHSDFTDFANEIAEEEESYDLVISNPPFYSDDFETDNESRNKARFTSSLPFEDLLKGVAMILSDGGCFSTIIPKKEENAFIELAKKQGLYVNRICHVKGNETSAVKRSLLEFSFHESIIDIQELIIETERHKYTEAYVSLTKEFYLKM, encoded by the coding sequence ATTATCAAACCTTTTAATTTTAAACAATTTACAGTTCATCAAGATAAAACAGCTATGAAAGTTGGTACAGATGGTGTTCTTTTGGGTGCTTGGTGTTCTGTTACTAATAATGTTGAATCTATACTTGATATTGGTTCAGGTACAGGAGTTATTAGTTTAATGATGGCTCAACGTTCTGAAGCTTTTACAATTGATGCAGTAGAACTTGATGATGAAGCTTATGAGCAAACTGTAGAGAATTTTGAAGGTTCAGATTGGGGTGATCGCCTGTTTTGTTATCATTCTGATTTTACTGATTTTGCTAATGAAATTGCAGAGGAAGAGGAAAGTTATGATTTGGTTATATCTAATCCTCCTTTTTATTCTGATGATTTTGAAACGGATAATGAGTCTAGAAACAAAGCAAGATTCACTTCTTCTTTACCATTTGAAGATTTATTAAAAGGTGTTGCAATGATATTGAGTGATGGTGGATGTTTTTCTACCATAATTCCTAAAAAAGAGGAAAACGCATTTATAGAATTAGCAAAAAAACAAGGTTTATATGTTAATCGAATTTGTCATGTAAAGGGCAATGAGACATCTGCTGTTAAGCGCAGTTTACTAGAATTCTCTTTTCACGAAAGTATCATCGATATTCAAGAGCTAATTATAGAAACTGAAAGACATAAATACACAGAAGCCTATGTATCTTTAACAAAAGAGTTTTATTTAAAAATGTAA
- a CDS encoding saccharopine dehydrogenase family protein, with amino-acid sequence MKNILIIGAGKSSSSLIKYLLDKADIENLFLTIGDLDINNAKQLVNNHKKTNVIQFDVFNDNQRQLEIKNCDLVISMLPARFHIEVAKDCITLKKHMVTASYISKEMQALNEQAKENNLVFMNEIGLDPGLDHMSAMKVIDSIRNNKGKMLLFESFCGGLVAPESDTNLWNYKFTWNPRNVVLAGQGGAAMFIQESTYKYIPYHKLFRRTEFLKIENNRYEAYANRDSLKYRSVYGLDNIPTMYRGTIRKIGFSRAWNIFVQLGMTDDSYTIEDSENMSYRDFVNLFLAYSPSDSVELKLRSYLKIDQDDIMWEKLVELDLFNPKKKVKLKNATPAQILQKILEDSWTLKSDDKDMIVMQHLFGYELNNNKKQIESSLVVKGENQTYTAMAKTVGLPVAIAALKILKGEIKTPGVQLPILKEVYEPILKELENYGIIFKEREVPYLGYNPNHVRG; translated from the coding sequence ATGAAAAACATTCTGATTATTGGTGCTGGAAAATCAAGCTCATCTCTTATTAAATACTTATTAGACAAAGCAGATATAGAAAATCTGTTTTTAACGATTGGAGATTTAGACATTAACAATGCCAAGCAATTGGTTAACAACCATAAAAAAACCAATGTTATTCAGTTTGATGTATTTAACGATAACCAAAGACAGCTTGAAATTAAAAATTGTGATTTAGTAATTTCTATGTTGCCTGCAAGATTTCATATAGAAGTAGCAAAAGATTGTATTACACTTAAAAAACATATGGTAACTGCATCTTACATTTCTAAAGAGATGCAAGCATTGAATGAACAAGCCAAAGAAAACAATCTTGTTTTTATGAATGAGATAGGTCTAGATCCTGGTTTAGATCATATGAGTGCCATGAAAGTAATCGATTCTATTAGAAATAATAAAGGTAAAATGTTATTATTCGAATCTTTTTGTGGAGGATTGGTTGCTCCTGAAAGTGATACCAACCTATGGAACTATAAATTTACTTGGAATCCTAGAAATGTAGTTTTAGCGGGTCAAGGAGGAGCTGCTATGTTTATTCAAGAAAGTACTTATAAATACATTCCTTATCATAAATTATTTAGAAGAACTGAATTCTTAAAAATAGAAAATAATAGATATGAAGCATATGCCAATAGAGATTCGTTAAAATATAGAAGTGTGTATGGTTTAGACAATATACCAACCATGTATAGAGGTACTATTAGAAAGATTGGTTTTTCTAGAGCATGGAACATTTTTGTTCAATTAGGCATGACAGATGATTCTTACACCATAGAAGATTCTGAAAACATGAGTTATCGTGATTTTGTAAACTTGTTCTTAGCTTATTCGCCTTCTGATTCTGTAGAACTAAAATTGCGCTCTTACTTAAAGATTGATCAAGATGATATTATGTGGGAAAAATTAGTTGAATTGGATTTATTTAATCCAAAGAAAAAAGTGAAACTCAAAAATGCAACTCCTGCTCAAATCCTTCAAAAAATATTAGAAGATTCTTGGACCCTAAAAAGTGATGACAAAGACATGATTGTTATGCAGCATTTATTTGGCTACGAATTAAATAATAATAAAAAACAGATAGAGAGCAGTTTGGTTGTTAAAGGAGAAAATCAAACCTATACAGCAATGGCTAAAACTGTGGGTTTACCTGTTGCTATTGCTGCTTTAAAAATATTAAAAGGAGAAATAAAAACTCCTGGTGTTCAATTGCCAATTCTTAAAGAAGTTTATGAACCAATTTTAAAAGAGCTCGAGAATTATGGCATAATTTTTAAAGAAAGAGAAGTTCCTTATTTAGGCTATAATCCTAATCATGTTAGGGGTTAA
- a CDS encoding DUF423 domain-containing protein, with the protein MFKNLIITCFLGLSAVILGAFGAHALKETLSPENLQSFETAVRYQMYHVIVLLIINLYDGFTEKQKNTISYLLFSGIILFSGSIYCIQLTSITAKSIWFTTPLGGLFFIIAWLSMIVIFVKKIRKN; encoded by the coding sequence ATGTTTAAAAATTTAATTATTACTTGTTTTTTGGGATTGTCAGCTGTTATTCTAGGTGCTTTTGGAGCACACGCTTTAAAGGAAACTTTAAGTCCAGAAAATTTACAGAGTTTTGAAACTGCAGTTCGTTATCAAATGTATCATGTAATAGTGCTCCTTATTATAAACCTCTATGATGGATTTACAGAAAAGCAAAAAAACACTATAAGTTATCTTTTATTCTCAGGTATTATATTGTTCTCAGGATCTATCTATTGCATTCAGTTAACCTCTATAACTGCAAAATCTATTTGGTTTACAACACCTTTAGGAGGTTTGTTTTTTATAATTGCTTGGCTTTCAATGATTGTAATATTCGTAAAAAAAATAAGAAAGAATTAA
- the pckA gene encoding phosphoenolpyruvate carboxykinase (ATP), with translation MVDTNTKSISLNSLGIKNATIRYQLTSNELHQVTLEKEQGVESSLGAIAVNTGEFTGRSPMDRFIVKDEITKDEVWWSNINLPFDENKFDSLYNKVVDYLSEKEIFVRDSYACADENYKLNIRVVNEYPWSNMFAYNMFLRPTEDELQNFTPEWTVINAPGFMADAAVDGTRQHNFAILNFSKKIALIGGTGYTGEIKKGIFSALNFILPVYKNTLPMHCSANVGKEGDTAIFFGLSGTGKTTLSTDPNRSLIGDDEHGWTAENTVFNFEGGCYAKVINLSQEQEPEIFSAIKKGAILENVIMDDNGVVDFTDTSITQNTRVSYPIYHIDNIQKPSIGKNPKNIFFLTADAFGVLPPISKLTPSQAAYHFISGYTAKVAGTEAGVTEPVPSFSACFGAPFMPLHPTRYAEMLSKKMTDAGVNVWLVNTGWSGGKYGVGRRMPLKYTRAMITAVLNGDLKDYTYEDYHIHSVFGVAQPRSCPGVPTELLSPRATWNNDDAYYETAFKLSNAFRNNFKQFEEFASEEIRRGGPQRYAY, from the coding sequence ATGGTAGATACAAATACGAAATCGATTTCGTTAAATAGTCTAGGAATCAAAAATGCAACAATTCGTTATCAATTAACTTCTAACGAATTACATCAAGTAACTTTAGAGAAAGAACAAGGAGTAGAATCATCTTTAGGCGCAATTGCTGTAAATACAGGTGAATTTACAGGTCGTTCACCTATGGATCGTTTTATTGTAAAAGATGAAATTACCAAAGACGAAGTTTGGTGGAGTAACATTAATTTACCTTTTGATGAAAATAAATTCGATAGTCTTTATAATAAGGTTGTAGATTATTTATCTGAAAAAGAAATCTTTGTAAGAGATAGTTATGCTTGTGCAGACGAAAATTACAAATTAAATATTAGAGTGGTTAATGAATATCCTTGGAGCAACATGTTTGCTTACAATATGTTCTTAAGGCCAACTGAAGATGAGTTACAAAATTTCACTCCTGAATGGACAGTAATTAATGCACCAGGTTTTATGGCAGATGCTGCTGTAGATGGAACTCGTCAGCACAATTTTGCAATTTTAAATTTTTCTAAGAAAATTGCTTTAATTGGTGGTACTGGTTATACAGGTGAAATTAAAAAAGGTATTTTTTCTGCTCTTAACTTTATATTACCAGTTTATAAAAATACACTACCTATGCATTGTTCTGCAAACGTAGGTAAGGAAGGAGATACAGCTATTTTCTTTGGTTTATCTGGTACAGGTAAAACTACGTTATCTACAGATCCAAATAGAAGTTTAATTGGAGATGATGAACATGGTTGGACAGCAGAAAACACAGTTTTTAATTTTGAAGGAGGTTGTTATGCAAAAGTGATTAATTTATCACAAGAGCAAGAACCAGAAATCTTTTCTGCAATTAAAAAAGGCGCAATTTTAGAGAATGTAATTATGGATGATAATGGAGTAGTCGATTTTACAGACACTTCAATTACCCAAAATACAAGAGTTAGTTATCCTATTTATCATATAGATAATATTCAGAAACCATCAATAGGTAAAAACCCAAAAAACATCTTCTTTTTAACAGCAGATGCATTTGGCGTATTGCCTCCAATATCTAAATTAACACCTAGTCAAGCAGCTTATCACTTTATCTCTGGTTATACAGCAAAAGTGGCAGGTACAGAGGCAGGTGTAACAGAACCAGTACCAAGTTTTTCAGCTTGTTTTGGAGCACCATTTATGCCTTTGCATCCTACTAGATATGCAGAAATGCTTAGTAAGAAAATGACAGATGCAGGTGTAAACGTTTGGTTAGTAAACACAGGTTGGTCTGGAGGTAAATATGGTGTAGGTAGAAGAATGCCATTAAAATATACTAGAGCAATGATTACTGCAGTTTTAAATGGAGATTTAAAAGATTATACTTACGAAGATTACCATATTCACTCAGTATTTGGAGTTGCACAACCAAGATCTTGTCCTGGAGTGCCAACAGAATTATTAAGTCCGCGAGCAACTTGGAATAATGATGATGCTTATTACGAAACTGCTTTTAAATTATCGAATGCATTTAGAAATAACTTTAAACAGTTTGAAGAATTTGCAAGCGAAGAAATTAGAAGAGGTGGTCCTCAAAGATATGCTTATTAG
- a CDS encoding Nramp family divalent metal transporter, whose product MIKKWFQNIGPGTLVAAAFIGPGTVTLCTTAGVNFGFNLLWAMLLSIIATIVLQEMAARLGIIAQKGLSEVIREEIKVPFLKQFITLLILSAIVIGNASYEAGNISGGILGLETILGEISYNIGELSINFLSIAIGIIAFVLLYIGNYKFLEKALVTLVILMSFSFVVTAIITQPNIGEVLNGLLVPKFPEKSLLTIIGLIGTTVVPYNLFLHASLVKERWSQKEDLKLAKKDTIVSIILGGLVSIAIIISAASIPSKDILNAADLAKGLAPLYGEFAKYFLALGLFAAGITSAITAPLAAAYVAKGCLGFKGGLQSKWFRLVWMIILFLGVLFSSIGIKPIEIIKFAQIANGMLLPIIAGILLWIMNKKNVLGIHVNSKTQNVFGFIILLVSIFLGAKGILKVFNFI is encoded by the coding sequence ATGATTAAAAAATGGTTTCAGAATATTGGTCCAGGAACTTTGGTTGCAGCTGCTTTTATTGGTCCAGGAACTGTTACATTATGCACAACAGCAGGTGTAAATTTCGGTTTCAATTTACTTTGGGCAATGTTACTTTCTATAATTGCAACCATTGTTTTACAAGAAATGGCTGCAAGGTTGGGAATCATAGCGCAAAAAGGTTTGTCTGAAGTAATCAGAGAAGAAATTAAAGTTCCATTTTTAAAACAATTTATCACCTTATTAATTTTATCAGCAATTGTAATTGGTAATGCCTCTTATGAAGCAGGTAATATTAGTGGGGGAATTCTTGGCTTAGAAACTATTCTTGGAGAAATCTCTTATAACATAGGCGAATTATCTATTAATTTTCTAAGTATCGCTATTGGTATCATTGCATTTGTACTTTTATATATTGGGAATTACAAGTTCCTAGAAAAAGCATTGGTAACCTTAGTGATTTTAATGAGTTTTTCATTTGTAGTTACAGCAATTATTACTCAGCCAAATATAGGAGAAGTACTAAATGGCTTGTTAGTTCCTAAATTTCCAGAAAAAAGTTTACTTACCATAATTGGTTTAATAGGTACAACAGTTGTTCCTTATAATTTATTTTTACATGCCTCGCTTGTTAAAGAAAGATGGTCTCAAAAAGAAGATTTAAAACTTGCAAAAAAAGATACAATAGTATCCATTATTTTAGGAGGTTTAGTCTCTATAGCTATTATCATTTCAGCAGCTTCAATTCCTTCAAAAGATATTTTAAATGCAGCAGATTTAGCAAAAGGTTTAGCGCCTTTATATGGAGAATTTGCAAAATATTTTCTGGCACTAGGTTTGTTTGCAGCAGGTATTACTTCTGCAATTACAGCTCCTTTAGCAGCTGCTTATGTAGCTAAAGGTTGCTTAGGCTTTAAAGGAGGCTTGCAATCTAAATGGTTTAGATTGGTATGGATGATTATTCTGTTTTTAGGTGTTTTGTTTTCGTCAATAGGAATAAAACCTATAGAAATTATAAAATTTGCTCAAATTGCAAATGGCATGCTTTTGCCAATTATAGCTGGTATTTTACTGTGGATAATGAATAAGAAAAATGTTCTTGGAATTCATGTAAATAGCAAAACACAAAATGTTTTTGGATTTATAATTTTGCTAGTCTCAATTTTTCTTGGAGCTAAAGGAATTCTAAAGGTTTTTAATTTTATTTAA
- the pxpA gene encoding 5-oxoprolinase subunit PxpA, giving the protein MKIDINCDVGEGEGNEQFLMPYISSCNIACGGHFGNVNTIDKTIQLAIENQVKIGAHPSFPDKENFGRKLMNISDEELKESINSQLNLCKERMSLVGAKLHHIKPHGALYNAIAVNEKLAVFFANLVKPYLKEAYLYVPYNSVIAKVALKKNITIKYEAFADRNYNDDLTLVSRTKNNALLVDKNEVLNHTLHMIKYQNVKTISDLEIPIKADTFCVHGDTKNAIEIVKFINKQLTEKGFSIG; this is encoded by the coding sequence ATGAAGATTGATATAAATTGTGATGTTGGAGAAGGAGAAGGTAATGAGCAGTTTCTAATGCCTTATATTTCTTCTTGTAATATTGCTTGTGGAGGTCATTTTGGTAATGTAAATACTATTGATAAAACCATACAATTGGCAATTGAGAATCAAGTTAAAATTGGTGCTCATCCTTCTTTTCCAGATAAAGAAAATTTTGGTAGAAAACTGATGAATATTTCTGATGAGGAATTAAAAGAAAGTATCAATTCTCAACTCAATTTATGTAAAGAAAGAATGTCTTTAGTTGGTGCAAAATTACATCACATAAAACCACATGGAGCATTGTATAATGCAATTGCTGTTAATGAAAAGTTGGCTGTTTTTTTTGCTAATCTTGTAAAACCATATTTAAAAGAAGCATATTTATATGTGCCCTATAATTCTGTAATAGCGAAAGTAGCTTTGAAGAAAAATATCACTATAAAATATGAAGCTTTTGCAGATAGAAATTATAATGATGATTTAACCCTTGTTTCTCGGACTAAAAATAACGCTTTGTTGGTTGATAAAAATGAAGTTTTAAATCATACTTTACATATGATTAAATATCAAAATGTGAAAACAATTTCTGATTTAGAAATACCAATAAAAGCAGATACTTTTTGCGTTCATGGAGATACAAAGAATGCTATAGAAATTGTAAAATTTATAAATAAACAACTTACCGAAAAAGGTTTTTCTATTGGTTAA
- the pxpB gene encoding 5-oxoprolinase subunit PxpB, with protein MVKQISYKQFGAKAILIEWQSIISDEILQDILLFKSKINLDKNIAIIDLVQGYNSLTVVYKNDIIKFEEKVNQLKAIYQLPTQLVKQQFYQWEIPVCYDLQFGIDLEEMATSSKLDLEEIIRLHSEALYRVYFIGFLPGFLYLGGLNSNIFFDRRPNPRLNVPKGTVAIGGKQTGIYPNASAGGWNIIGRTPIHFFDAENENPCFAKAGDYIKFKSISIEEFKELEIAINEKNHQPLKTLYNA; from the coding sequence TTGGTTAAACAAATATCATACAAGCAATTTGGAGCCAAAGCAATTCTTATTGAGTGGCAGTCTATTATTAGTGATGAAATATTACAAGACATCTTGCTTTTTAAATCTAAAATCAACTTAGATAAAAATATAGCAATTATTGATTTGGTTCAGGGCTATAATTCTTTAACTGTCGTTTATAAAAATGATATAATCAAATTTGAAGAAAAAGTAAATCAACTAAAAGCTATTTACCAATTACCAACCCAATTAGTGAAGCAACAATTTTATCAATGGGAAATTCCTGTATGTTATGATTTGCAATTTGGTATAGATTTAGAAGAAATGGCTACGAGTTCTAAACTTGATTTAGAAGAGATTATTCGTTTACACTCAGAAGCTTTATATCGTGTTTACTTTATTGGCTTTTTACCAGGGTTTCTGTATTTAGGAGGATTAAATTCAAACATTTTTTTTGATAGAAGACCAAACCCTAGATTAAATGTACCTAAAGGAACTGTGGCTATTGGAGGCAAACAAACAGGTATTTATCCTAATGCTTCTGCAGGTGGTTGGAATATTATTGGCAGAACTCCTATTCATTTTTTTGATGCAGAAAATGAAAACCCTTGTTTTGCAAAAGCAGGTGATTATATTAAGTTTAAAAGTATTTCAATTGAGGAATTTAAAGAATTAGAAATTGCAATTAATGAGAAGAACCATCAACCCTTAAAGACTTTATATAATGCTTAA
- a CDS encoding biotin-dependent carboxyltransferase family protein: protein MLKILKTGFLSSIQDKGRFGFASKGVPISGAMDAYSADLANAILNNAETDAVIEVTLGNCTFQFLADTTICITGGDFTPKLNGTTIQLNKIIPIFKTDILTFQKVNYGVRCYLAVKGGFLTDQILGSKSYYSIITNSNSIHKGDLLPYHELREISSKIQSSIKINKNHYKETEIACYKGPEFHSLDDEQKKFLLETTFTISKDNSRMGYKLNELLVNELPQLLTSSVFPGTVQLTKSGTLIVLMRDCQTTGGYPRILQLTEQAINQLAQKTSSDSFKFKVKLI, encoded by the coding sequence ATGCTTAAAATTTTAAAGACGGGTTTTTTAAGCTCTATTCAAGATAAAGGTAGATTTGGTTTTGCTTCTAAAGGTGTACCAATTTCAGGAGCTATGGATGCTTATTCTGCAGATTTAGCAAATGCTATATTGAATAATGCAGAAACAGATGCAGTTATAGAAGTAACTCTAGGCAATTGTACGTTTCAGTTCTTAGCAGATACTACAATTTGCATTACAGGTGGAGATTTTACGCCAAAATTAAATGGAACTACAATTCAATTAAATAAAATTATACCTATTTTTAAAACCGATATTTTAACTTTTCAAAAAGTAAATTATGGTGTACGATGTTATTTAGCTGTTAAAGGTGGTTTTTTAACTGACCAAATATTGGGAAGTAAAAGTTATTACTCTATTATTACAAATAGCAATAGCATTCATAAAGGTGATTTATTACCTTACCATGAATTAAGAGAGATAAGTTCAAAGATTCAATCATCAATAAAAATTAATAAAAATCATTATAAAGAAACTGAAATAGCATGTTATAAAGGTCCTGAGTTTCATTCGTTAGACGATGAACAAAAGAAGTTTCTACTAGAAACAACCTTTACAATATCTAAAGATAATTCTAGAATGGGGTATAAGTTGAATGAACTTTTAGTAAATGAGTTGCCTCAATTATTAACATCGTCTGTTTTTCCTGGTACAGTTCAACTAACAAAATCGGGAACCTTAATTGTGTTAATGAGAGACTGCCAAACAACAGGTGGTTATCCTAGAATATTGCAATTAACAGAACAAGCAATTAATCAGTTAGCACAGAAAACGAGCTCAGATTCCTTTAAATTTAAGGTAAAACTCATTTGA
- a CDS encoding YtxH domain-containing protein → MSNLSNFILGAAVGSVLGILYAPDKGEETRKKLLAEALVAKDKLAESAEEIKDKVGSTVTNQKQNLESQLENVMSNVSYKAEDVITTLERKLSELKEKNKHLQKNTVEDLEDKFNQTV, encoded by the coding sequence ATGAGTAATTTATCAAATTTTATATTAGGTGCTGCAGTAGGTAGCGTTTTAGGTATTCTATATGCTCCAGATAAAGGAGAAGAAACTAGAAAAAAATTATTAGCAGAGGCTTTAGTAGCTAAAGATAAGCTAGCAGAATCTGCAGAAGAAATTAAAGATAAAGTTGGTTCTACAGTAACGAATCAAAAACAAAATTTAGAATCTCAATTAGAAAATGTAATGTCTAATGTAAGTTACAAAGCAGAAGATGTTATTACTACTTTAGAGAGAAAATTGAGTGAATTAAAAGAGAAAAACAAGCATCTTCAAAAAAACACAGTTGAAGATTTAGAAGATAAATTTAACCAAACTGTATAA
- a CDS encoding helix-turn-helix domain-containing protein: MINIEINADSPKDFLDQLQKEIGGEVTEQWSEFVLTINNENAIGTIRYIPFDWGVNLLDFSIKFHKELFLHVESQEDFNPIRFIYPSLGSLKHKFGIHNTIKEVGQFQSLIFTNKDGGYNDIIFPKDEKLEVNIIQIVRKHFLKKRTTNVSTLNSKLYEVFVDTDHENRFSSYGTLNLKMADLINGMHKIKAKGMLRILKIEARIYEILSMHIQQHNRILSGTKLPEGINKSDLKIIRKIGNDILKNPAKEYSLNQLSFKSGLTQAKLQEGFKYFYKRTVTEYIRHIRLESAREMLKNSDLNISQIVYSIGFSSRSYFSKIFKEKYNITPNSFKKNLKKVA; this comes from the coding sequence ATGATAAATATTGAAATTAATGCTGATAGTCCTAAAGACTTTTTAGATCAATTACAAAAAGAAATTGGTGGTGAAGTCACTGAACAATGGAGCGAGTTTGTACTTACTATTAACAACGAAAATGCAATTGGCACAATTAGATATATCCCTTTTGATTGGGGTGTAAATTTATTAGATTTTAGTATTAAATTTCATAAAGAACTTTTTTTACATGTAGAGTCTCAAGAAGATTTTAATCCTATTCGTTTTATATACCCTTCTTTGGGAAGTCTAAAACATAAATTCGGAATTCATAATACCATAAAAGAAGTTGGGCAATTTCAGTCTTTAATTTTCACCAATAAAGATGGAGGTTATAATGATATTATTTTTCCAAAGGATGAAAAACTGGAGGTTAACATCATTCAAATTGTTAGAAAACATTTCTTAAAGAAGAGAACTACAAATGTTTCTACATTAAATTCTAAACTTTATGAAGTTTTTGTTGATACTGATCATGAAAATAGATTTTCTAGTTATGGAACTTTAAATCTTAAAATGGCAGATCTTATAAATGGTATGCATAAGATTAAAGCAAAAGGAATGTTAAGAATTCTGAAAATTGAAGCTAGAATTTATGAGATTTTATCTATGCACATTCAGCAACATAACAGAATTTTATCTGGAACTAAATTACCTGAAGGTATTAATAAGAGCGATTTAAAAATAATAAGAAAAATTGGAAATGATATTTTAAAAAATCCTGCAAAGGAATATTCATTAAACCAATTATCATTTAAATCTGGTTTAACACAAGCTAAATTACAAGAAGGGTTTAAATACTTTTATAAGAGAACAGTTACAGAGTATATAAGACATATACGATTAGAAAGCGCTAGAGAAATGCTTAAAAACTCAGACCTAAATATCTCTCAAATTGTTTACAGTATTGGGTTTAGTAGTAGAAGTTATTTTTCTAAAATTTTTAAAGAGAAATATAACATAACTCCAAATAGTTTTAAAAAAAATTTAAAAAAAGTAGCGTAA
- a CDS encoding hemerythrin domain-containing protein, with protein sequence MNIFEQIRKDHDTQRDLLDKLVKTSGDTEKRNEIYTCLKKELEIHADAEERHFYKPLISNDMMQEKARHGIAEHHEIDELIEQLDETDYDSSAWLKIAKQLKEKVEHHLEDEEHKFFQLAGKVFTEKEKTSLAKEYTNYMEQNL encoded by the coding sequence ATGAACATTTTTGAGCAAATAAGAAAAGATCATGATACTCAAAGAGATCTTTTAGACAAGTTAGTAAAGACATCTGGTGATACAGAAAAAAGAAATGAAATTTACACATGTTTAAAGAAGGAGTTAGAGATACATGCAGATGCAGAAGAAAGGCATTTTTACAAACCTTTAATTAGTAATGATATGATGCAAGAAAAAGCCAGACATGGTATTGCAGAACATCATGAAATAGATGAATTGATAGAGCAATTAGATGAAACAGATTACGATTCTTCTGCTTGGTTAAAAATTGCCAAACAACTAAAAGAAAAGGTAGAGCATCATTTAGAAGATGAAGAGCATAAGTTTTTTCAATTGGCAGGTAAGGTTTTTACAGAAAAAGAGAAAACTTCTTTAGCTAAAGAATATACCAATTATATGGAGCAAAATCTATAA